The Bacillota bacterium genome has a segment encoding these proteins:
- a CDS encoding ABC transporter ATP-binding protein has protein sequence MEEAEVRGSWRNGERAGPAVEARGLVKRYGELTAVAGVDFRVERGECFGFLGPNGAGKSTTIRMITCRVPPSRGELRVLGLDVRGPLRPIKARMGVVSQEDNLDQGLTSLENLVLHGLYYGLRRAEAERRAWRLLDFMSLGEKAAVRPQHLSGGQRRRLAIARALVNEPELLVLDEPTTGLDPQARVLVWERLAELRDRGVTIVLTTHYMEEARRLSDRLVLMDHGRIIARGRPEALVRRELGGEVVELDEPLAGGDGLGGRLGGFARRHPQLVRRLERTRSGWQLFTPAGEELLRALTEEGLRTRHYRLREADLEDLFLAMTGRELEEE, from the coding sequence ATCGAGGAGGCAGAGGTCCGGGGCTCCTGGCGGAACGGGGAGAGGGCCGGCCCCGCGGTGGAGGCGCGGGGGCTGGTCAAGCGCTATGGCGAGCTGACGGCGGTGGCGGGCGTCGATTTCCGGGTGGAGCGGGGGGAGTGCTTCGGCTTCCTGGGGCCCAACGGGGCGGGGAAGAGCACCACGATTCGCATGATCACCTGCCGCGTCCCGCCGAGCCGGGGCGAACTGCGCGTGCTCGGCCTGGACGTGCGCGGCCCGCTCCGGCCCATCAAGGCGCGCATGGGCGTGGTCAGCCAGGAAGACAACCTGGACCAGGGGCTGACTTCGCTGGAGAACCTGGTCCTGCACGGCCTCTACTACGGCTTGCGGCGCGCCGAGGCGGAGCGGCGGGCGTGGCGGCTGCTGGACTTCATGTCGCTGGGCGAGAAGGCGGCCGTCCGGCCGCAGCACCTCTCCGGCGGGCAGCGGCGGCGCCTGGCCATCGCCCGCGCCCTGGTCAACGAGCCGGAGCTGCTGGTGCTGGACGAGCCCACCACCGGCCTCGATCCGCAGGCGCGGGTGCTGGTCTGGGAGCGGCTGGCGGAGCTGCGTGACCGCGGCGTCACCATCGTCCTCACCACCCATTACATGGAGGAAGCCCGCCGGCTCTCCGACCGCCTGGTGCTCATGGACCACGGGCGGATCATCGCCCGCGGCCGCCCCGAGGCGCTGGTGCGGCGGGAGCTGGGCGGCGAGGTGGTGGAGCTGGACGAGCCGCTCGCCGGAGGCGACGGCCTGGGCGGCCGGCTGGGCGGCTTCGCGCGCCGCCACCCGCAGCTGGTGCGCCGGCTGGAACGGACGCGGAGCGGCTGGCAGCTCTTCACCCCGGCGGGCGAGGAGCTGCTGCGTGCGCTGACCGAGGAGGGTTTGCGGACGCGCCACTACCGCCTGCGGGAGGCCGATCTGGAGGATCTCTTCCTGGCCATGACGGGGAGGGAGCTGGAGGAGGAATGA